From the genome of Cystobacter fuscus DSM 2262:
GAGGGGATGCGGCCACGGACGCGGTCGCGGAGAGAACGACGATCATGAAGCCAAGACGAGACATGAGAGAATCTCCGGGAACACCCGAGAACAAGCGAAAGGGCGATCCGGAAGGATACCAGGAATCAATCCATCGAACCAAGCCCGAGAAGACAATTCATCGAGGCCACACTCCCAATGAAATACCTCGAGTTCATGAAGACCTGATCGATGCCATACAGGAAACGTCTGGCGCCCCTCGCGTGAGAGGGGAAGCGGCGTGGAGCGCGGCTACCGGGTGCTACCCGGAACCTCCGGCAGAAGAGGGATGCTCCGCGGGAAGCCGAAAAGTCAGCCCCGGAGCCGCACCGACAAGCAGGTCACGCAGCCCTCGAGCTTCTCGAACTCGCTGATGTCCACCGCCACCACACGCAGGCCACGGTCCTCGAAGAGCCGACGCGTCCGCGGCGCGCTGGTGGACATCAGCACGGTCTCGGTGCCTTTGTTCTGGCCGAGTAGAACCACGTGGGCGCCGGCTGCCTCCGGCACCGGAAGGAAGCGATCCCACGTGCCCGGCTCTTCGACGAGCGGTTCGTGGCCGATGACCGTGCCATCCGGCAGGGCGGTGACCGCCGACTTCAGGTGCAGCACCTTGGTGAGCGGGACCCCCACGACCTCCGCCCCGAGGGGTGCGAGGTGGGCGCGGAGTTGCTCGACGCCAGGAGGGTTCGTGCGGCCGCCCAGGCCGACCCACACGGCGCCGTCGTGCTTGAGGACGTCGCCACCATCGAGGGTACCGGGCGCCTCGATCCGGGCGATCCGGTAGCCGAGCCCCCGCAGCGCCGCCTCGGTGCCGGCTGTCTCCGGCTTGCGCTCGTCCGCCCCGGGACGGCTGATGACCGCCAGATCGCCATACACGACGACGGTATCCTCGACGAAGACCGAGTCCGGGCAATCGTCGGCCGGAGCCACCTCGATGGTCTCCCAGCCCTCGGCATGCAGGGCCGCGACGTAGGCCTCCCACTGCCGCCTCGCCAGCGCGAGGTCCACCGGCGTGCGCTCGATATGGGTGGTGATCCCGTCGGCCAGCCGCGGACTCGGCCGGCGAACCAGCGCCAGTTTCCTCATGCCCCCCATCCTGCATCGCGGCTCGAACTCCCTCAAGCGGCTGGGTAGGCATCCGAGTCCCTGCGCCAACCCCATCTCGCCCAGGTCCGAGACATCACCATCTGGCACGGGAAAGATCAGCGTCTATCGGCCCCCATGTGTCGATGCCACCAGCCACCAGATGAGGAAACCAGGGACCGAGCGATAGCGTGGCCGCGGCGGTGCGATGGCCAGCACCACCGCTCGTTCTTCTCTCTGCCCGAGACCGGCCTCCTCATCGAGGATCACGCGCTCATCGGAGATTCGTACACGGCCGCGCTCGTTGCTCGAGATGGGTCCATCGATTTTCTCTGCCTCCCGGATTGAGGGCCCTCGAGCGCACCGCGCTCTGGGTGTCCGAGGTCTGGACGCAGCCCGACCATGGCATCTGGGAGATGCGGGGTCCGAAGCGTTCGTTCACCGCGTCCAAGGTGTCGGCAGCCATCTCGCGCTCGTGAACACCGCCTATAGCCTCTTCGAGGAGCGCAAGCCCCCGCGGCAAGCGGAGGCCGAGGCCTGGTCCTGAAGGGCGCGGAGCGGGATGGCGGGTGAACAGTGACGCGGGACTCGAGTGCCGCACGCGCGAGCCCTGCTTGCCGGTGCGCCGTCCCCCCCCTAGTTTGCCCTTGAGGTGGGGGGGGTGGGCTCCATGAAATGGCCACGAGGGGTGACCACCGCGGCGGCGCGGTGGCTGGGACTGTTGACGTGGGTGCCATTCTCCGCGCAGGCGTCGGTCCTCGGCGGCGACGCGCTGGACACCCTGGCGGAAGTGCTCAGCTGGATCGTCATCATCGTCGCCCCGGTACTGTTGATCGCCGGGTTCTGGATGATCCACATCCTCCCCGAGAAGATCGCCGAGAAGCGGCATCACCCGCAGCTCGAGGCCATCAAGACCCTCTGCTTCCTGTCGCTGTTCTTCGGTGGGCTCTTGTGGCCCCTGGCGTGGCTCTGGGCCTACTCCAAGCCGATCCTGTACAAGCTGGCGTATGGCGAGGATCGGGTCCGCCCCGAGCCCCGCGCCGAGCTCGCCGAGGCCGGCGTGGAAGCGCCGCCCACGGCCCACCCCGAGCCGCCCACCCAGGGGCCTGCCGCCGACGGGCGGGGGGAGCCGCACTGATGGAACTGATACTGCTCCTCATCTACTCGCTCGTCGTCTGGCTGGTCTTCTTCAAGCTCAAGCTCCTGCCGTGGAACTTCGTCTCCCAGGTGATCGTCATCACCCTTCCCGTGATTGGGATCGCGGTGTTGATCCTGCTCGCCAACGTCTACGCGCCGTCTTCGTCGGACGTGCGGGTGATGAACTACGTCGTGCAGATCGTGCCGCGCGTCTCCGGACGCGTCATCGAGGTGCCGGTCGAGCCCAACAGCGTGGTGAAGAAGGGGGATGTGCTCTTCCGCATCGATCCCACGTCCGCGCGGCTCGAGGTCGACGGGATGAGGGCCAAGGTGAAGGAATTGGAGGCGAGGGTCGCTGGCGCCCGAGCCAATGAGCGGCAGTTGGGTCTGGAGCGCAAGACGGCCCAGGGGCGGAGGGCGGCCATCGCGGCCCGGCTCGAGCTCGCCCGGCGGCGCGTCCGGCAACACCAGACGCTCGCGTCCAGCGGGGCCGGCAATCAGTTCGATCTGCAGCAGATGGAGGCGGAAGCCAAGAACCTCGAGGGCGAGCTGAGCGCGGCGGCTGCCTCCGTGGGACAGGCCACGCAGAAGCTCGAGGCACGGACGGACGACGGTACACTCGTCGAGCTCGCCGCGGCCAAGGCCGCGCTGGACCACGCGCGCGCCGCCCTGGCCGATGCCGAGTGGCGCCTCAAGGAAACCGTGACGTATGCGCCCGCCGACGGGACCGTGGTGAACCTCCAGCTTCGCGCTGGCTCCTACGCGGCGGCCCTTCCCATCTCCCCCGTGATGGGCTTCGTGGAGAACGAGCAGTACCTGGTCGCGCTCTTCAATCAGAACGAGCTGCACAAGGTGCAACCTGGTGACGAAGCGGAGGTCACGCTCCTGGCGTTTCCCAACCGGGTCATCAAGTGCCGTGTCGAGTCCGTGGTCTGGGCGACAGGACAGGGGCAGCTTCCCTTATCGGGAACGATCCCCGAGACGGGGGCTCAATCCCAGGCTCCCGGGCGCTATGCCGTCAAGCTCAGGGTCGACGAGAAGGAGGGCTCCGTCCTCCTGCCCGCGGGAGCGCGCGGAAACGCCGCCATCTACACCCACGGGCTTCACCCGGTCCACATCCTGCGCAAGGTGATTCTCCGGGTGGGAACCAAGGTGGATTGGTTGATTCTCAAGCTGCACTGAGCAAGGGAGGGAACATGCTCGATCGCGAGCGGCGGGTGTGGCTCCGGGTCGGGGCGATGCTCCTGGTGGGCTGCGGTGTCTCGGCGTGCCCCACTCACGCCCCACCACGGGGCCAGGCGGTCCGCCAGAAGGCCCTCGTGCATACGTCGCTCGCCACCGCCTGGACATCCCCGGGCGGGCTGGAGGGAGACATTCAGGACGGGTGGCTGGCGACGTTCGCGGACGAGCAACTCCAATCCCTGGTCACCGAGGCGCTCCACCACGATCCGGACCTCCGCGCCGCCGCGGCGCGGGTGGAGCAGGCGGCGGGCTACCTGGGGGTTGCCCGCGCGGCGCTGTTTCCTTCCCTCGACGTCCAGGGAAAGGAGTCGCTCGGGCTCGGCCAGGGCCTGACCGGCGTGCTCCGTGGCATCGACATCTCCGCCGGATGGGAGATCGATCTGTGGGGGAAGCTCAGGTATCGATGGAACGCGGCCGGCGAATCGATGGCCGCGGCCGAAGCCGAGCTCGAGTTCGCCCGGCAGTCCATGGCGGCGACCCTGGCCAAGGGTTGGTTCCTGGCCACGGAGGCCCACCTCCTGAGGGGGATCGCGACCCAGAGGGTCTCGATGGGCGAGGAGCTCGTTCGACTCACGACCACGCGCTGGCAGGTCGGAGCGGCCAGTGAGCAGGAGGTGGCGCTGGCGCAGGCGAGCGTGGAGTCGTATCGAGACACCTTGAAGCAGGCCGAGCTGGCCCGCGTGCGGGCGGTACGCGCGGTGGAGCTCCTCGTCGGGCGTTATCCGGCGGGGGCGCTCGCCCCCAGGGAAGACCTGGTCGAGCTTCCGGGGGCGGTCCCCGCCGGGATTCCCGCCTCGGTGCTCGAGCGGCGGCCGGACCTGCTCGCCGCCGAACGGCGCGTGGCCGCCGCGTTCGACCGGATGCAAGAGGCCAAGGCAGCGCGGCTCCCCTCGCTGCGCCTCACGGGCGCCGTGGGCTTCGTCGACAGCGACGTGGTGGTGTTGAGGGAGACGCTCACCAATCCCGCCGGAGGCCTCGCGGCGGGGCTGTTGGCGCCGATCTTCCATGGAGGAGCCCTCGCGGCGCAGGTGCGCATCCGGACGGCGGAACAGGAGGAGGCCCTCGCCGCGTACGCGGCCGCGGCCTTGCGCGCCACGAACGAGGTGGAGAACGCGCTGACGAGCTCGATGATCCTCCGCGAGCGCCGCCAACTCCTGGAGAAGGCGCTCGCCGGACACGAGCGTGCGCTCGAGCTCCTGACCATCGACTACGACGTTGGGAAGATCGATCTCCGGACATTGCTCCAGCAGAACCTGCTCACGGATGCAGCGAGGATTTCGCTCTTGCGCGTCCGGAGCGAGCAACTGCTTCAGCGAATCAATCTCCATCTGGCGCTGGGGGGCGGCTTCCTGACTCCGGCGGAGGCGAAGCCTGGTGGGCAGCAACCGATCGGGAGCCCCACCCCGGGGAGGTAGGCCCGTCCTTGCCGGGCCCCCGCCGCGCCGTCTGCCCATGGCACTTGTGAGCCACCACCCCACGCCCCAGTTTTGCGGCATCCCTGTGGAGGAGGTTCTGAAGACATGAGAATGCGTCGATGGTTGTGGAGCGCGGGGCTGCTGGCGGTCATGGGCATGAACGTTGGCTGTGCCCACAACGAGGAAAAACAGGCACGCCACCAGACCGAGAAGGTGGGTGAGGCCGTCGCGGAAAAGGTCCGCTTCACGGACCAGCTCGTCCTGTTGAATCAGGGGCAGATCACGCTGGGCCAGCTCGCCATGCGCAAGTCCAACAACCCCGAGGTGAGGCGCTTCGCACAGGATCTGATCCGGGACCATCAGCGAAACCAAGCCGACCTGGAGGCACTGGCCCGGACCAAGGCCTTGTCGTTGGCCGTGCTGGACCTGGGCTGGGAACAGCGGGGGGTCGGTGGCGCGGGCTACGAGGGCGCGCAGAAGGGCGTCGAGAAGGGTGGCCGGCACTACGACAAGAAGCTCGACAAGCAGGTGGACCAGTTCATCGACAAGCGCGACCAGCTGGCGGTCCTGAGCAGCAGAGAGTTCGACAGGGCCTTCCTGGACGAGGTGCGCGAGGAGCAGAAGCAAGGCGGGAAACTCGTCGACGAGGGCCTGGACAAATACCGCGATGACGCGGCGATGGCCGTGTTCCTCTCGAGGACCGCGCCGGTGCTCAACAGCCACGAGCAGCGGGCCGAGTCGCTCCAGGGCATCATGAGGGAATGAGCGCCCGTGGGGATGAACGTGGGAGCGGCGCCCGCCCCTCGCGGCTGGCGGGCGCCTTCCGTGAGACCGCGGCCCACCGGGCTCCGGGGCGAGCACCCGCGGAGTCGGCTCTGGGCACGCAACAGCGTGTGGCTGCTGCCCGCCTTGGGAGCGGTGCTGGGAGCCGGGCTGGCCGGGTTCTTCGTGGCCAACCCCCTCGACACCAACCACTGGCTGCTGCGAGGCCTGGCCTGGCGCACCTCCGTCCAGCAAGCACGGACGGGCCTTGGTTCGGTGTTGGGGGTGGTGCTCACCATCCTGAGCATCGCCCTGTCGCTGTCGCTGTTGGTGCTGCAGAACATCGCCAGCCAGTACTCCCCGCGCCTGCTGCGCCTCTTCATGCACAGCCTGGGCTTCCGCATCCTCATCCCCACATTCGTGGCCACGGTTGTCTACTGCCTGGCCGGCATGTACGCGTTCGGCTTCGTGGAAGACCATGGCGTGGCGCCTCGTCCGGCGCTCTCCATCGCCATGCTGCTGCTCGTCTGCTGCGGCATGGCCCTGATCTTCCAGACGACGTCCACGCTCGCCCTGGTGCGCGCCGAGCAGATCGTCCGCCAGACGAAGGCGTACTCCCTGAAGGTGGCGCACAAGCTGGACCGGCGGCGCCGCCTGGACGTGGAGCAGCCCCTCTCCGCCCCAGCCCACTCCGGCACGTGGCGGCCCGTGTCCTCTCCTTCCTCCGGCTTCGTGGTGGACATCGACGCGCGGGCACTGCTGCGGCTGGCCGAGGCCCGCGGGCTCGTCATCCACGTGGACGTGGTCATCGGCGAGCCCGTGGTGCGGGGCGGGCGGCTCGGCCGGGTGATCTCGGAGAGGGGGCCCCTCACGGAGGACCCGCCCATGGAGCGAGCCGTGGAGCGCACCGTGCTCATCGGCCCCTGGCGCGAGCCGGACAGGGACCTGGCGCTCGGAGTGCGGCAGCTCGTGGACGTGGCCATCAAGGCGCTCTCGCCGGGCATCAACGATCCGTCCACGGCGGTGGAGTCCCTGGACCAGCTCACCGTCCTGCTGTGCGAGCTGTGCGCGCTGCGGCAGGGACCCCGCGTCCTGGCGGACCCGGAGGGCCGCCCGCGCGTCTTCCTCCCCGCGCTGGAGCTGGGGGACTACCTCCTGCTGGCCACCGAGCAGATCAGCCGCTACGGCGCCGGAGAGTCGGCCGTGGTGCTGCGGTTGCTACGATTGGCCGGAGAGGTGGGGCTGAGAGCCAGGCGGGAGCAGGACCAGCGGGCCACCCGCGAGGTGCTCCATCAGGTGCGCGCGGACGCCGAGTCGGCCCTGGGCGGCTCCTCGCGCCTGCCGCTGCTGCGGCGCTACGCCGAGGAGGTGGAACGGGCCCTGGAGCACACCGAGCCCTTGCCGCCCCTGCCCGCGCTCGGCTTCTGAGCGGCCCGAGCCGCCGCCCGCCATCGGCTCAGCGCGCCCTCGCGAGGAACACGCCGAGCAGGAGCACGCCTCCCGTTCCCGCCGCGAGGACCCAGGGCTCGCGCAGGCGCTCCGCCAATGGGGCCAGGAGGCCGTGCGACACCTCCCGGCTCGCCCGATGGAGCACGCTCTCTCCCGCGAGGGATGCTTCCAGCGCGCGCACCTGGCGGACCAGTTCCTCGGAGGCACCTCGCACGCACGCCGCGGCGGCCTGCTCCGTCACCTCCACCGTGGCGCGGCGCACGGCTCCCTCCGCCGCGCCCCGCCGGGCCTTCAGCTCCGTGTCGAGCTGCTCGACGAGCGCGTGAACGAAGCTCCGCCCCGCGCGCTCGAGAAAGGAGGAGAAGACCTCGGTCTTCTCATCCATCGTCGAGCCGACTCCCTCGACGAAGCCGCGTCCCACCTGGGATGCGAGCCCGGCCACCTCCGGCGCCAGTTGGGGCATGCAGACATGGAGCTGCTCCAGCGCTCCTTCGACCGCTCCAGTGGCCATCATCCGGGCCCGGTCTCCAGGCCTGCGGATTTCCAGCTGGCGGCTCGCGGCCACCTCCGCCGAGCGCTCCAGCCACTGGTTCACACGATCGAGCAACTCCTGGGAGAGCGCGGTCCAGCCAGGCGTCGAGCGCCGGAACTCCCCGAGCGCGCCCTGAACCACCTCCTCGGCGATGACGCGCGCCCTGGCTCCCGGTTGCCAGGCTGGGCGCTCGGCCGCCTCGTGCGCCATGCGTCCGAGAATCGCCAACACATCCCGCAGGAGGTCCTGGAACTGTCCGTCGAGCTCCGGAAGTCCGGCCCGCAACTCCTCGGTGGCACCGCGCACGGCGCCGCTGGCGATCCCCTCGGTCGCGAGACGCCCGGCGGAGAGGGTGAGTTGCCGCAACAGTTCCCCCGGAGACAGGCGCGACTCCTTGCTCATCACTCGCTCCCATCCAGCCCTCGAGACACCCGGGCCCACGTCCCTCCCCGAGGAGACGGTGGGCATCTCACGCTCTGGTGGACAGTGCGCGGCCCCGGGCGTGCCCAGGGGTCCCCCTCTCGCCGCCTCGCTCTCTTCAATGATGGGGCTCGGCCGGGTGCTCGCCCATGGACGGCGCCGGACCCGGCACGGCGGGCTCGCCCGGGGCACTCCGCTCCCTCGACGACCCAACGCCCCCCCGTGAACGGTCCCAGGGCAGACCCTCGCCCTGGCGCCAGGCCCGTGCCAGCAGCGCCGTGACCAGAAGCAGGCCCAACAGGAACAACACCAGCAGTCCCAACAGCCAGAGGAAGACGTGATTCACCAGGCCCGTGGCTCGGTCGAAGGCGTGGTCCACCCAGCCCCGGGCCAGGGGCTCCAGCTGCGCCAACGTCTCCACGCGCTCGACGTGGAGCGAGTCCAACACGGCCACGCGCTCGCCCCGGACACCGTCCAGCACCGCCCGCCGCTCGGAGGAGAGGAAGTCCTGCAGCGACTGGCGCTCACCCGCCACCCACCGGGGGGTCCTGTCGGCCAGCGCCCCCACGCGCACGAGCACATCCACCGCACGCTCCAGCTCGTGCACGGCCGAGACCAGGGCCGGTGCCTCCAAGACTTCCTGGGTGGCGAGCTCCGCCTGCCAGCGGACCTGCCGCGGTAGGGTGCCGACGTAGAGGTCCACCCGTTGAACCAGGTCCTGCGTGTCCTGGAGGGCGGCGGCCGTCGCCCCCAGCAGGCCCACCCCGGAGCGGTCCGTGAATTCGGCCAGCAGGGGCACGGTGGACTCGCGCGAGACGAGCGTTCCGGTCAACGGGTGCTCGGCGGCCCACGCATGGACGAGCGCCCGCAGGTTGGACACGTCCTGACGGCCCGACAGCTCCCGCCAGAGCAGCTCCACCTCCGACTCCAGCTCCTCGAACGAACGCTGGAGGGTGTCCACGACCTCTGGTGGAGCCCGCATCGGGAGCGACTGCTCGAGCTGCGCCAGCAAGGCCCAGCCGTCGATCAGCGCCGCCACCGGATCCGGCTGGAGGAGCGCCGACTGCATGACGGGCACCGCGTTGCTCTTGAAGCGAAGCAGCGCCTCGCGAGTCCCAGCCGAGTGGGAGCGCTCGGCGGCCACGTCCGCGGTGGCCTCGAGGACGCCCGGGAAGCGGCGCGCCATGTCGCCAACGCGGATGCGCAGCTCGCCCACCGACAGCTTCGATCTGCCCACGCGCTCGAACAGGGGCGAGCGCGGCTTCAACGCGGCACAGGCCGGCATCAGCACCAAGAACAGGACCGGGAACAGGAGCCGCGGGAGTGTGCGCATGGGGAGGACCGACTCCGCAACCTGCACACGCCCTCCCGCTCCGCCGAGTCGACCCACGGTGGGAGGCCGCGTTCCGCGCTGGACGTCTGGCGGCCCTCACGTCAATGGCGCTCAGCAGCGGGAGCAGGGTGAGTCAGGGAGCGGGCGACGGCGGCGTGCCCGCGTCGGGGGGAGCGGGCCGCTTCACCTCGACCCGGTCCTCCAGGGGCACGCGGCCCACGGACTGGCGGAACAACTCCCAGAGCGCCTGGCGGTGGCCCTCGGGCGTGGTGGACCCCTTCAGCAACAGCCCCGCACCGCGGTAGCTCGCCTCGAGGCCCAGGGCCTTGAGCGCGGGGGACAGGCTCGCGAGCTGCTCCTGCAACAGCGCCAACTCGAAGGTCAGGTCCAACTCGCGTGCCAGGTACGCGTCCGTCTTCAACACCGCGCGCAGCGCCTCGCGGCAGCGCGCGTCCTTCACCTCCGCCGTCAACGAGCGCTCGGCGCCCTCGGTCGCCTTCAGGCCCGGGCAGGCCTTGCGCGCCGCATCCAGGGGCGCCGCGACGGGCTCGGCCTCCACCGGCTTGCCCGGCGCGCCCACTACCAGCCGCCACACGGCGAACTTCCCCCCCGCGTACAACAGCAGCAGCGTGCGCCCGGGCTTCACCCCGGTGAGCATCAGCTCCTTGCTCTCCTGGAAGATCTCCGCCGTGGCGATGGACGGGTCCTCCACCTCCACCCAGTCCACCACCGTCAGCTTGTGGAAGCGCTCCTTGCCCGCCTCCAGGTTCATCGCCAGATCCACCGGCCAGGCCCGCACGGAGGGAGCGGCCAGCAGCACGAGCAGGGTGGCCAGGGGCACGAGGAGGGTAAAGCGGCTCACTGGTGGACGCATGGACGGGGCGCCTTGGCGGAAAGGGTGCATGGTCTCTTACCACGGGCTAATAAGGGGCTACCTATGCCTACCTGGGTCCTCTGGACCGCCTGCCTGGCCCTCGTCTTCCTCCGGGGCTTCATCGCCGCCGCCGAGTCCGCCCTCTATGGGACGTCCGATCTCAAGGCGCAGGAGTTGGCGACCTCCCACCCGAGTGCCGGCGGACGGATCCTGCGCCACAAGACCGAGCGCGAGTCCACCGCCACGGCGCTGCGCGTGGGCATGGTGCTCAGCGGCTTCCTGGCCGCGGCCATCGGCTCCTTCGTGCCGCCGCAGATGCTCAACTTCACCCGGCTGGGGGAATCGCCCTGGCTGAACGTGGCCACGGTGCTCGCCGGGGCCCTGCTCGTGGGCCTGCTGGCCACGCTCGTCGAGGTGACGATGCGCGGCCTGGCCAACGCCGGTCCCGAGCGCTGGGCGCTGCGCCTGTCGTGGCTCGTGTCGCTGCTCGTGGTGCTCTTCTACCCGCCCATGCGCCTGCTCATGGCGCCCATCAACCTGGTGGCCCGCGGCTTCGGCCGCACCCTGCGCTTCGAGCCTCCGCCCCCGCCACTGGAGGAGCTGGAGAAGCTGCTCGCCGCCCAGGCCGCCAAGGAGGAGGTGGATCAGAGCGCCCCCCAGCTCATCCGCTCCATCTTCGAGCTGTCCGACAAACGCTGCCGGGACGTCATGGTGCCGCGCACCGAGGTGGTGTGCGTGGACCTGTCCACCCCGTCCGTCGAGGTGCTGCGGCTGCTGGCCGAGGAGAACCACTCGCGCATTCCCGTCTACCGGGACGACGTGGACCACATCATGGGCGTGCTGCACGCGCGCGACCTGATTCCGCTGTTGCAGCACCCCGAGCTCATCGTGTTGCAGGACACCATCCGTCCCGCCAACTTCGTGCCCTGGCTCAAGCCCATCGGCGACCTGCTGCGCGAGATGCAGCGGCAGAAGATCCACATGGCCATCGTCGTGGACGAGTACGGCGGCTTCATGGGCATCGTGACGCTGGAGGACATCCTCCGGGAGATCGTCGGCGACATCGGCGACGAGTTCGAGGTGGAGGAGAAGCAGGTGGAGAAGCTGGCCGACGGTGCCTTCCTGGTGGACGCCGCGATGGAGGTGGACGGCTTCACCCAGGCCTTCGGCTTCCCGCTGCCCGAGGGCGACTTCGACACCCTGGGCGGCTTCCTGTCCTCGCTGGCCGGGCACCTGCCGGACGTGGGCGAGCGCTTCACCTACGACGGCTGGGCCTTCACGGTGCAGGCGAAGGAGGGCGCGCGAATTGATCGGATACGGATGGTGAAGCTCAAGCAGCCCGTCAAGGAGGCCACGCACCGGGAAACGCCGGGAGAGCCGCCCGCGGGCGAGCCGCCGGGCCCGAGGGAGTCCGCATCCGCCAACCACAAGGGCTGAGCGCGGGCGCGCCTCAGTCCGGCTCGAGGTGCAGGGGCCGGAAGTGCGCGAGCCGCAGGTAGCGCTCGGCGCGGAAGGGCAGCAGGCGGAGGCGCTCGCCGAAGGCCAGGGCCACCGTGCCGCTCACCTCCACCCGCCACGCGCGCGTGCGCCCCTCGGCCGGCGTGGGCTCGCACCGCAGCGGAAAGGACACCGTGAGCGTGCGCCGCGCGTCCGAGGCCAGGGGCCCCTGGACACCGCGCGTGCCCACCGCGTAGCGCTGCCCGTCCAGCGTCAGCGCATAGTCCACCCCGGTGAGCTCCGCGTCCCAGAAGGTGGGGTTGCCCACGTCCAGGGTCACCGAGAGCTCCCCCGCGCCCGAGGGCGTGAAGGACAGGCCCAGGTCCTCCACCCGCACCGCCTCGTCCAGGGCGTCCGGGCGCAGCGTCATCCCGGCGCACCCGGCCACACCCGGCAAGAGGAGCAGGAAGGCGCGCCGGTGCATCAACCCCCCAGCAGTGGCTTGAGGGCCTCCACCGTGAGCGGCCACCCGGTGCGGCGTGACAGCGCCTCCAGCGCGCGGATGAACTCCGCGGCCGACTGGAAACGGCGGGCCTTGTCCGCGAAGAGCGCCTTGCGCACCACCTGCTCCGCGTAGTCCGGCAGCCCCGGCACGAGCGTGGACAGCAGCGGCGCGCGCGCATCGCGCACCCGGTGCATCAGCTCCGCCTCCCCCTCCCCGGTGTACAGGCGCCGGCACGTGAGCAGCTCCCAGAGGATGATGCCCACCGAGAACAGATCGCTGCGTGTGTCCACCGGCTGGCTCAGCACCTGCTCCGGGCTCATGTAGGGCAGCGTGCCGCGCAGCGCGCCCGTGTCTCCCCGCACACCGCCCTCCACGTCCGCCACCCCGAAGTCGGTGAGCTTCACCTCGCCCGTCACGCTCAAGAGGATGTTGGCCGGGTTGACGTCGCGGTGGACGATGGTGGCCCCGCCCTCGCCCGCCTTGGCGCGGTGGATGTAGTCCAGCGCCTTGAGCACGCACCAGGCGATGTAACAGGCCGCTTCCGGCGGCATCGCGGCGCCGGCCTTCATCAACAACTCCTGCATGAAGCCCAGCGTGCGCCCCGCCACCAGCTCCTGCACCATCAGGTAGTCCGGCCCCGCCTTGAAGAGCCGGAAGGTGCGCACGATGTTGGTGTGGCGCAGGCGCACGGTGAGCTTCGCCTCGTCGACGAAGGCCTTCACGAAGGCGCCATCGTTGCGGTACGCGGGCAACAGCCGCTTGAGCACCACCTCGTCGGGCTCACCCGGCGAGCGCTGCGTCGTGGGCTTGGCCCGTGCTTGATACACTTCCGCCATCCCGCCTACCGCGAGACGGCCGATGACCTCGTAACCACCCAGGTCCAGTTGTGACGCCACAAGGGCCACCCTATCGCGCTTCGCTTGAAACCCCCACTATTCCGCCAGCAGGGAAGCGAAGAGGCGCTCGTACATCCGGGCCGACGCGCCCCAGGAGAAGTCCTGCACCATGCCGCGGCGTTGGAAGGCGCGCAGACGCTCGGGGTCGGCGTACAGG
Proteins encoded in this window:
- a CDS encoding serine/threonine protein kinase, producing MASQLDLGGYEVIGRLAVGGMAEVYQARAKPTTQRSPGEPDEVVLKRLLPAYRNDGAFVKAFVDEAKLTVRLRHTNIVRTFRLFKAGPDYLMVQELVAGRTLGFMQELLMKAGAAMPPEAACYIAWCVLKALDYIHRAKAGEGGATIVHRDVNPANILLSVTGEVKLTDFGVADVEGGVRGDTGALRGTLPYMSPEQVLSQPVDTRSDLFSVGIILWELLTCRRLYTGEGEAELMHRVRDARAPLLSTLVPGLPDYAEQVVRKALFADKARRFQSAAEFIRALEALSRRTGWPLTVEALKPLLGG
- a CDS encoding pilus assembly protein N-terminal domain-containing protein, with amino-acid sequence MRPPVSRFTLLVPLATLLVLLAAPSVRAWPVDLAMNLEAGKERFHKLTVVDWVEVEDPSIATAEIFQESKELMLTGVKPGRTLLLLYAGGKFAVWRLVVGAPGKPVEAEPVAAPLDAARKACPGLKATEGAERSLTAEVKDARCREALRAVLKTDAYLARELDLTFELALLQEQLASLSPALKALGLEASYRGAGLLLKGSTTPEGHRQALWELFRQSVGRVPLEDRVEVKRPAPPDAGTPPSPAP
- a CDS encoding hemolysin family protein, giving the protein MPTWVLWTACLALVFLRGFIAAAESALYGTSDLKAQELATSHPSAGGRILRHKTERESTATALRVGMVLSGFLAAAIGSFVPPQMLNFTRLGESPWLNVATVLAGALLVGLLATLVEVTMRGLANAGPERWALRLSWLVSLLVVLFYPPMRLLMAPINLVARGFGRTLRFEPPPPPLEELEKLLAAQAAKEEVDQSAPQLIRSIFELSDKRCRDVMVPRTEVVCVDLSTPSVEVLRLLAEENHSRIPVYRDDVDHIMGVLHARDLIPLLQHPELIVLQDTIRPANFVPWLKPIGDLLREMQRQKIHMAIVVDEYGGFMGIVTLEDILREIVGDIGDEFEVEEKQVEKLADGAFLVDAAMEVDGFTQAFGFPLPEGDFDTLGGFLSSLAGHLPDVGERFTYDGWAFTVQAKEGARIDRIRMVKLKQPVKEATHRETPGEPPAGEPPGPRESASANHKG